In one Agrobacterium tumefaciens genomic region, the following are encoded:
- a CDS encoding pyridoxine 5'-phosphate synthase, with protein MPAKLSVNLNAIAMLRNRRDLPWPDVAHFGHLALAAGASGLTVHPRPDQRHIRFSDLPVLRALIDDSFPGAEFNIEGYPTEDFLVLCEKTQPEQVTLVPDDPSQATSDHGWDFRKHGVFLRDVVGRLKAGGMRVSLFADGDGEREPVELAAETGAARIELYTGPYGGCFDDPQKGEALLEKLGQTADHARALGLAVNAGHDLTVANLPSLMKRIPYLAEVSIGHGLTADALEYGMAETVRRFCQACGQAIS; from the coding sequence ATGCCCGCGAAACTTTCCGTCAATCTGAACGCAATTGCCATGCTGCGCAACCGTCGCGATCTTCCATGGCCGGATGTCGCGCATTTCGGGCATTTGGCACTCGCTGCGGGTGCAAGCGGGCTCACTGTACACCCTCGTCCCGACCAGCGCCATATCCGCTTTTCGGACCTGCCCGTCCTGCGCGCGCTGATCGATGACAGCTTCCCCGGCGCGGAATTCAACATTGAGGGGTATCCGACCGAGGACTTTCTCGTTCTTTGCGAAAAGACGCAGCCGGAACAGGTGACGCTGGTGCCCGACGATCCGTCGCAGGCGACCTCCGACCACGGCTGGGATTTCCGCAAGCACGGCGTTTTTCTGAGAGACGTTGTGGGACGCCTGAAGGCTGGCGGCATGCGCGTCTCGCTTTTTGCTGATGGCGATGGGGAGCGCGAGCCGGTGGAACTGGCGGCGGAAACGGGCGCGGCGCGTATCGAACTTTACACCGGCCCCTATGGCGGCTGTTTTGACGATCCGCAAAAGGGTGAGGCGCTTCTCGAAAAGCTCGGACAGACGGCGGATCATGCCAGAGCGCTCGGGCTTGCCGTCAATGCCGGCCATGACCTCACCGTCGCAAACCTGCCCAGTCTGATGAAACGTATCCCTTATCTGGCTGAGGTTTCCATCGGTCACGGGCTGACGGCGGATGCGCTTGAATATGGCATGGCTGAAACAGTCCGGCGTTTTTGTCAGGCCTGCGGTCAGGCTATTTCATAA
- a CDS encoding MerR family transcriptional regulator, translated as MQDGRMPFEHGDEDKPNSRNSGFLPDISLPSSLPAEPVPIADMANIFGVTHRTLHFYEEKALLTSKRIGQMRVYTHRNVKRMAVINVCREVGISVAAITEIMEKLVRSLSQEEADDIFHAALRQRKRELTAELSTLQRQAQQIEELLVTDSDADGLDAGERAPTRDIALTDAERKCLELMAEGYAPVRLARALGISGSDLNVLEAKIIGKFNASNRFQAVAKAVLLGVIRA; from the coding sequence ATGCAGGATGGCCGTATGCCGTTTGAACACGGCGACGAGGACAAACCCAATTCAAGAAACAGCGGTTTCCTTCCGGATATAAGTCTGCCCTCCTCCCTGCCCGCGGAACCAGTCCCCATCGCCGACATGGCCAATATCTTCGGAGTAACGCACCGGACCCTGCATTTTTATGAGGAGAAGGCGCTGCTGACGTCGAAGCGCATTGGCCAGATGCGGGTCTATACCCACCGCAACGTCAAGCGCATGGCGGTCATCAATGTCTGTCGCGAAGTGGGCATTTCCGTCGCCGCCATTACCGAGATCATGGAAAAACTTGTCCGCTCGCTCTCGCAGGAAGAGGCGGACGACATCTTCCACGCGGCGCTGAGGCAGCGAAAGAGGGAATTGACGGCCGAGCTTTCCACCCTTCAACGTCAGGCGCAGCAGATCGAGGAACTGCTCGTCACCGACAGCGATGCGGACGGACTGGATGCCGGGGAACGGGCGCCAACCAGGGACATCGCGCTGACCGACGCCGAGCGGAAATGCCTGGAGCTGATGGCGGAGGGTTATGCGCCGGTGCGGCTCGCCCGTGCCCTTGGTATTTCAGGCAGCGACCTCAATGTGCTGGAAGCGAAAATCATCGGCAAGTTCAATGCCAGCAACCGCTTTCAGGCGGTCGCCAAGGCGGTCCTGCTCGGCGTCATCCGCGCTTAG